In a single window of the Terriglobus roseus genome:
- a CDS encoding fasciclin domain-containing protein, translating to MNKFAKTVLAVALMGGSMTAVAQKDPDVGGAPMYPSKTIVENAVNSPIHKTLVAAVKAAGLVDTLNGAGPFTVFAPTDDAFAKLPAGTVDTLVKPENKATLTKILTYHVVPGKISSKELAKMIKKGNGMASLKTVEGGTLTAKMSGSIIMLTDEKGGTSTITTADVFQKNGVIHVVDTVLMPN from the coding sequence ATGAATAAGTTCGCAAAGACCGTACTGGCCGTAGCTCTCATGGGCGGCAGCATGACCGCAGTGGCACAGAAGGACCCCGATGTTGGTGGCGCTCCCATGTACCCCAGCAAGACCATCGTTGAGAACGCAGTGAACTCGCCCATCCACAAGACCCTTGTTGCAGCCGTGAAGGCAGCAGGTCTGGTCGACACCCTGAATGGCGCAGGTCCCTTCACTGTCTTCGCACCGACCGACGATGCCTTCGCCAAGCTGCCCGCAGGCACCGTCGACACGCTGGTGAAGCCTGAGAACAAGGCAACATTGACGAAAATCCTCACCTACCACGTCGTCCCCGGCAAGATCAGCTCCAAGGAACTCGCCAAGATGATCAAGAAGGGCAACGGCATGGCTTCGTTGAAGACTGTCGAAGGCGGCACACTCACCGCGAAGATGTCCGGCTCCATCATCATGCTGACCGATGAGAAGGGCGGCACGTCTACCATCACGACCGCAGACGTCTTCCAGAAGAACGGCGTGATCCACGTAGTCGACACCGTTTTAATGCCGAACTAA
- a CDS encoding Fe2+-dependent dioxygenase produces MLVQVSEVLTREQVKQFRQALDATEWIDGKVTAGYQSARVKDNAQLNESNAVAADLGRQIVEALNRSPVFVAAALPKKIFPPLFNRYQGGQSFGNHVDNSVRRIPATGEYVRTDLSVTLFLSEPDEYDGGELVIEDTYGSQSVKLPAGDAVLYPSTSLHHVRPVTRGARVSSFFWLQSMVRSDEQRSLLLTLDVAIQRLAQDVPDHASGVELTGVYHNLLRQWVEL; encoded by the coding sequence ATGCTGGTACAGGTTTCAGAAGTCCTAACGCGTGAGCAGGTGAAGCAGTTTCGCCAGGCTCTGGATGCTACCGAGTGGATCGATGGAAAGGTCACGGCGGGCTACCAGTCTGCCCGTGTGAAGGACAACGCGCAGTTGAATGAGAGCAATGCAGTTGCTGCCGATCTGGGCAGGCAGATTGTGGAAGCACTCAACAGGTCACCAGTGTTTGTTGCTGCAGCGCTGCCGAAGAAGATCTTTCCGCCGTTGTTCAACCGCTATCAGGGCGGTCAATCCTTCGGCAATCACGTCGATAACTCGGTGCGTAGAATTCCGGCGACGGGTGAGTATGTCCGCACGGACCTTTCGGTGACCCTTTTTCTAAGTGAGCCGGATGAGTATGACGGTGGCGAGTTAGTCATTGAGGACACCTATGGCTCGCAGAGTGTGAAGCTGCCCGCCGGTGATGCAGTGCTGTATCCATCCACCAGCCTGCACCACGTTCGTCCCGTGACCCGCGGTGCGCGTGTCAGTTCGTTCTTCTGGCTTCAGAGTATGGTGCGCAGCGATGAACAACGATCGCTGCTGCTGACACTGGACGTTGCCATTCAGCGATTGGCACAGGATGTGCCGGATCACGCGTCCGGGGTTGAACTGACGGGTGTTTATCACAACCTGCTGCGGCAGTGGGTGGAGCTCTAG